From Nitrospira sp., a single genomic window includes:
- a CDS encoding sigma-70 family RNA polymerase sigma factor — protein sequence MDRNQILASLRERILAFATSRVSRDHAEDLTQETLVVLHEKYPAVTDLTELVPLAFQILRFKMLDAHRKSFRRGEYNQESVEELPLADPGDDPATQLDQQQRVNRLLAAIMQLGERCRELFKWKLEGKTFPEIQKIMGQQSINTIYTWDLRCRKQLLAAMDGSWE from the coding sequence ATGGACCGCAATCAGATACTCGCCTCGCTTCGCGAAAGGATTCTCGCCTTCGCGACATCACGAGTATCGAGAGACCATGCCGAAGATCTGACCCAGGAGACGCTGGTCGTCCTTCATGAGAAGTACCCCGCGGTCACCGACTTGACCGAACTGGTCCCCTTGGCATTTCAGATCTTGCGGTTCAAGATGCTCGACGCCCACCGCAAATCCTTCCGGCGAGGCGAGTACAATCAGGAGTCGGTCGAGGAATTGCCGCTGGCCGATCCCGGCGATGATCCGGCCACTCAGCTCGACCAACAGCAGCGCGTGAACCGTTTACTCGCCGCGATCATGCAACTCGGCGAGCGCTGCCGGGAACTCTTCAAGTGGAAACTGGAGGGGAAAACCTTTCCCGAGATTCAGAAGATCATGGGGCAACAGTCAATCAATACGATCTATACCTGGGACCTTCGATGCAGAAAGCAGCTGTTGGCGGCGATGGACGGCAGCTGGGAATAA